Proteins from a single region of Candidatus Binatia bacterium:
- the mce gene encoding methylmalonyl-CoA epimerase, whose amino-acid sequence MEIDHVAIVVKDLDATLRLYTQTLGFKEIYREVIYDQRVEAVGLEAGESHVELLLPLDENSAIARYRGEAETKLHHTAYRVADIERALEELRAKGVRLIDERPRKGANGSTIAFLHPKATAGVLIELCQPHPVRTHT is encoded by the coding sequence ATGGAAATTGACCACGTCGCGATCGTCGTCAAGGATCTCGACGCAACGCTGCGGCTCTACACGCAGACGCTCGGCTTCAAGGAGATCTATCGCGAGGTCATCTACGATCAGCGAGTAGAGGCGGTCGGGCTGGAGGCCGGCGAATCGCACGTGGAATTGCTGCTTCCCTTAGACGAGAATTCGGCGATCGCGCGCTATCGCGGAGAGGCCGAGACGAAGCTGCATCACACGGCGTACCGCGTGGCCGACATCGAGCGCGCGCTCGAGGAGCTGCGGGCCAAGGGCGTTCGTCTGATCGACGAGCGTCCTCGCAAAGGGGCGAACGGCAGCACGATCGCGTTTCTCCATCCGAAGGCGACCGCGGGCGTGCTCATCGAACTCTGTCAGCCGCATCCGGTACGTACTCACACCTAA
- a CDS encoding methylmalonyl-CoA mutase family protein: MARDINASGIPLERVYDEVDGQPHELGEPGAFPYGRGIRPDMYRGRLWTMRQYAGFGTAAESNARYRYLLERGQTGLSVAFDLPTQLGLDSDAPLARGEVGKVGVAIDSIDEMETLLSGVPLDKVTVSMTINAPAAILLALFLAVARRRGVPFDKLGGTVQNDVLKEYAARGTYIYPPEPSMRLVTDVMAYCASEVPQWNTISVSGYHIREAGSTAVEEIAFTLANAKAYLNAARDAGIALDEVAPRISFFWNSHNDFFEEIAKFRAARYLWAHITRDEFGCRDPRSQMLRFHAQTGGSTLTAQEPENNVVRVALQALAAVLGGAQSLHTNGKDEALALPTADSAKTALRTQQIIAYESGVADVVDPMAGSYYLETLTNALIERATHLIGEVDAMGGSIAAIESGWMQRRIAESAYRAQQAIERGEQVVVGVNRFAEASDGAAMPLQRVDERVEREQVERLAAFRAARDPGAVEANLAAVRAAAASDENLMPRFVDAVDAGATLGELCDVLRDVFGTYRSKEVVA; the protein is encoded by the coding sequence ATGGCGCGCGATATCAACGCTTCGGGCATTCCGCTCGAGAGGGTCTACGACGAGGTCGACGGACAGCCGCACGAGCTCGGGGAGCCCGGCGCGTTTCCTTACGGCCGCGGCATTCGCCCCGATATGTATCGCGGACGCCTCTGGACGATGCGTCAATACGCCGGCTTCGGCACGGCAGCGGAATCGAACGCGCGCTACCGCTATTTGCTCGAGCGCGGGCAGACCGGCCTCTCAGTGGCATTCGACCTGCCGACGCAGCTCGGCCTCGACTCGGACGCGCCGCTCGCGCGCGGCGAGGTCGGCAAGGTCGGCGTGGCGATCGACTCGATCGACGAGATGGAGACGCTGCTTTCCGGCGTTCCGCTCGATAAGGTGACCGTATCGATGACGATCAACGCGCCCGCCGCGATCCTGCTGGCGCTCTTCTTAGCGGTCGCGCGCCGGCGCGGCGTCCCGTTCGATAAGCTGGGCGGCACGGTGCAGAACGACGTGCTCAAGGAGTACGCGGCGCGCGGCACCTACATCTATCCGCCCGAGCCCTCGATGCGCCTCGTGACCGACGTGATGGCCTACTGCGCGAGTGAGGTGCCGCAGTGGAACACGATCTCCGTCTCCGGCTACCACATCCGCGAGGCGGGCTCGACGGCGGTTGAAGAGATCGCATTCACGCTGGCCAACGCAAAGGCGTACCTGAACGCGGCGCGCGACGCCGGCATCGCGCTGGACGAGGTTGCGCCGCGCATTTCCTTCTTCTGGAACTCGCACAACGACTTCTTCGAGGAGATCGCCAAGTTCCGCGCGGCGCGCTACTTGTGGGCACATATTACGCGGGACGAGTTCGGCTGCCGCGATCCGCGCTCGCAGATGCTGCGCTTCCACGCGCAGACCGGGGGCTCCACGCTGACCGCGCAGGAGCCGGAGAACAACGTCGTACGCGTCGCCTTACAGGCGCTCGCAGCGGTGCTCGGCGGCGCGCAGTCGCTGCACACCAACGGCAAGGACGAGGCGCTCGCGCTACCGACCGCCGACAGCGCCAAGACCGCGCTGCGCACGCAGCAGATCATCGCGTACGAGTCGGGCGTGGCCGACGTCGTCGATCCGATGGCGGGATCGTATTACCTCGAGACGCTCACCAACGCGCTCATCGAGCGGGCGACGCACTTGATCGGCGAAGTGGACGCGATGGGCGGAAGCATCGCGGCAATCGAGAGCGGCTGGATGCAGCGGCGGATCGCGGAATCCGCGTACCGCGCGCAGCAGGCCATCGAACGCGGCGAGCAGGTGGTGGTCGGCGTGAATCGCTTCGCGGAGGCGTCCGACGGAGCGGCGATGCCGCTGCAGCGCGTCGACGAGCGCGTCGAACGCGAACAGGTGGAGCGCCTCGCAGCGTTTCGCGCGGCACGCGATCCCGGCGCGGTCGAAGCGAACCTCGCCGCAGTGCGTGCGGCGGCCGCGAGCGATGAGAACCTGATGCCCCGCTTCGTCGATGCCGTGGACGCCGGCGCGACGCTCGGCGAGCTGTGCGACGTGCTGCGCGACGTGTTCGGAACGTATCGCTCCAAAGAGGTCGTCGCGTAA